In the Daphnia pulicaria isolate SC F1-1A chromosome 2, SC_F0-13Bv2, whole genome shotgun sequence genome, one interval contains:
- the LOC124327346 gene encoding uncharacterized protein LOC124327346 yields the protein MVITNEEHEKAKLAAERDPKLTSLFQLRNTTNHYLIQCLADREIQKVVWNGRNNLNTLAVEHLKSKAYQYNCRIIHSPHNYAKVAAIDGLGWESNTSKPCGKFRSSRDDTLLEEYLLSDDSKRFNRFKQESASDKIERLQQLLKEKEIIIERLITSKKHLRNHVRKSGAFEKDWQC from the exons ATGGTTATAACAAACGAGGAACATGAAAAGGCCAAATTGGCCGCTGAACGTGATCCTAAATTGACATCTTTATTCCAATTAAGAAACACGACCAACCATTACCTTATTCAGTGCTTGGCTGACagagaaatacaaaaagttGTTTGGAACGGTCGTAATAACTTGAATACGCTCGCGGTTGAGCATCTGAAATCCAAGGCGTATCAGTACAACTGCAGAATTATTCACTCTCCCCATAATTACGCAAAG GTAGCAGCAATCGACGGACTCGGTTGGGAATCGAACACTTCCAAACCATGCGGAAAGTTTCGTTCATCCAGAGACGATACCTTATTAGAAGAATATCTGTTGAGTGATGATTCCAAAAGGTTCAATCGTTTTAAACAAGAATCCGCTTCTGACAAGATTGAACGGTTGCAGCAACTTcttaaggaaaaagaaataattattgagCGACTGATAACATCCAAGAAACATCTCCGAAATCATGTCCGCAAATCCGGTGCATTCGAGAAAGATTGGCAAtgctga